From a region of the Triplophysa dalaica isolate WHDGS20190420 unplaced genomic scaffold, ASM1584641v1 Contig25, whole genome shotgun sequence genome:
- the LOC130417162 gene encoding tRNA-uridine aminocarboxypropyltransferase 1-like isoform X1, translating to MSDDGSPLWGLVLASHAPLDDAQRAGRMKCSSCGASRMFYCYSCGAPVGLDPRDVPNVKLPVKVDIIKHPNETDGKSTAMHARLLAPQDVTIYTYPCIPELDTSAENIVLLFPGPDAMTVEELWEHFSADACGGEPRPKRLKVNEQSGGAETHICPVHRVIFIDSTWNQTTRIITDERLQALPKVELKSRRTCFWRHQRGSPDTYLATIEAVYYFLKDLHSHYLPPYEGEYDNLLFFFSFLYKLINKAKQTSGKTETSDALQLR from the exons ATGTCGGATGACGGAAGCCCTCTCTGGGGTCTAGTGCTCGCGTCGCACGCCCCGCTAGATGACGCGCAGCGCGCCGGCAGGATGAAGTGCTCCAGCTGCGGCGCGTCCCGCATGTTCTACTGCTACAGCTGCGGGGCTCCAGTAGGGCTCGACCCGCGTGATGTCCCGAACGTCAAG CTGCCTGTGAAGGTGGACATCATCAAACACCCCAATGAAACCGATGGAAAGAGCACAGCCATGCATGCCAGACTGCTGGCACCTCAGGACGTCACCATCTACACCTACCCCTGCATCCCAGAGCTCGACACGTCTGCTGAAAAC ATCGTGCTGCTGTTTCCCGGTCCGGACGCCATGACGGTAGAGGAATTATGGGAACATTTTTCTGCGGACGCTTGCGGCGGAGAGCCGAGGCCGAAGAGATTAAAGGTGAATGAACAGAGCGGTGGGGCGGAAACACACATCTGTCCAGTTCACAGAGTGATTTTCATCGACAGCACCTGGAACCAAACCACAAGAATCATCACAGATGAGCGTCTTCAAG CTTTACCAAAGGTGGAGCTGAAGAGCAGAAGGACGTGTTTTTGGCGGCATCAGCGAGGATCTCCAGACACGTACCTGGCGACTATAGAGGCCGTTTATTACTTTCTGAAGGATCTTCACAGTCATTATCTTCCTCCGTATGAAGGAGAATACGACaatctcctcttcttcttctcctttcTCTATAAACTGATCAATAAAGCCAAACAGACTTCTGGGAAAACAGAAACGTCTGACGCGCTCCAGCTGCGATAA
- the LOC130417163 gene encoding fibroblast growth factor 7-like, giving the protein MRRWTLLWKLPNLQCRLWLNLLLVFSHVCACDSDRVTGQTSATDCSKHERHTRNFDYMEGGDVRIRRLYSRTQWFLTIDEFGNINGTQDPNNCYSVLEIRTVSEGGVLAIKGLKSQYYISMNRMGTLQGKKEYNDSCDFKEVFLENFYTAYASVKWTKNGKEMFISLSQKGRPLKGKKTRKESVASHFIPRKCREDEKTLA; this is encoded by the exons ATGCGCAGATGGACGCTCCTATGGAAACTGCCAAACTTGCAGTGCAGACTGTGGTTAAACCTTCTGCTGGTCTTCAGTCACGTATGCGCGTGTGACAGCGATAGAGTCACCGGTCAAACCTCTGCAACCGACTGTTCCAAGCATGAACGCCACACCAGGAACTTTGACTATATGGAAGGAGGGGACGTCCGAATCCGACGGCTCTACAGTCGAACGCAGTGGTTCCTCACCATCGATGAGTTTGGGAACATCAACGGAACACAGGACCCAAACAACTGCTACA GTGTTCTGGAGATCAGGACGGTCTCTGAAGGAGGTGTGTTGGCCATTAAAGGACTGAAGAGTCAGTATTATATTTCCATGAATCGAATGGGAACACTGCAGGGGAAG AAAGAGTACAACGACAGCTGCGACTTTAAAGAAGTGTTCCTAGAAAACTTCTACACGGCGTACGCCTCTGTGAAATGGACTAAAAACGGAAAGGAGATGTTCATCTCTCTGTCACAAAAGGGCCGGCCTCTGAAGGGAAAGAAGACGAGAAAAGAAAGCGTGGCTTCTCACTTCATCCCTAGAAAGTGCAGAGAGGACGAGAAGACACTGGCGTAA
- the LOC130417162 gene encoding tRNA-uridine aminocarboxypropyltransferase 1-like isoform X2 produces the protein MSRTSRFVKTSGRSADVLCVEALPVKVDIIKHPNETDGKSTAMHARLLAPQDVTIYTYPCIPELDTSAENIVLLFPGPDAMTVEELWEHFSADACGGEPRPKRLKVNEQSGGAETHICPVHRVIFIDSTWNQTTRIITDERLQALPKVELKSRRTCFWRHQRGSPDTYLATIEAVYYFLKDLHSHYLPPYEGEYDNLLFFFSFLYKLINKAKQTSGKTETSDALQLR, from the exons ATGTCCCGAACGTCAAGGTTCGTGAAAACATCTGGAAGAAGCGCTGACGTGCTGTGCGTTGAGGCG CTGCCTGTGAAGGTGGACATCATCAAACACCCCAATGAAACCGATGGAAAGAGCACAGCCATGCATGCCAGACTGCTGGCACCTCAGGACGTCACCATCTACACCTACCCCTGCATCCCAGAGCTCGACACGTCTGCTGAAAAC ATCGTGCTGCTGTTTCCCGGTCCGGACGCCATGACGGTAGAGGAATTATGGGAACATTTTTCTGCGGACGCTTGCGGCGGAGAGCCGAGGCCGAAGAGATTAAAGGTGAATGAACAGAGCGGTGGGGCGGAAACACACATCTGTCCAGTTCACAGAGTGATTTTCATCGACAGCACCTGGAACCAAACCACAAGAATCATCACAGATGAGCGTCTTCAAG CTTTACCAAAGGTGGAGCTGAAGAGCAGAAGGACGTGTTTTTGGCGGCATCAGCGAGGATCTCCAGACACGTACCTGGCGACTATAGAGGCCGTTTATTACTTTCTGAAGGATCTTCACAGTCATTATCTTCCTCCGTATGAAGGAGAATACGACaatctcctcttcttcttctcctttcTCTATAAACTGATCAATAAAGCCAAACAGACTTCTGGGAAAACAGAAACGTCTGACGCGCTCCAGCTGCGATAA